Proteins co-encoded in one Cupriavidus nantongensis genomic window:
- a CDS encoding helix-turn-helix transcriptional regulator, which translates to MSDTQMHDTIRALYEGIFDADAWQRSLSALCQASGSSHAHLLVLDTVHERVLVHQEVNPMPEAVAAYRDQFAAIDPALPFARRMAVGSWYIDSRELGPQVMRQSPFYGEFLRPIEQSSVMACLIERQPHYDVFLSLQRPHGHEHYSPEDARALDWAIPHVRQAMALRERTHQVSALAHASSQLMERLPFGVIVFRDDGKALMANSIGETWVRRLLPAVSIETSVAAPLAATRDDGGWTLSRPFADALRAVGNPASAQPAQALRAVDSAGRQAQVILLPLPPAHHLALDWQRPSVLVAIHEPGAAPMTLPTVLRDLYGLTPAEIRLALQLSSGIGLPEACELIGIRRETGRTQLKAIFTKTGTGTQAQLAHLLTRLGVRA; encoded by the coding sequence ATGAGCGATACACAGATGCACGACACCATTCGCGCGCTGTACGAGGGGATTTTCGACGCCGATGCCTGGCAGCGCAGCCTGAGCGCGCTGTGCCAGGCCAGCGGCAGCAGCCACGCCCACCTGCTCGTGCTCGACACCGTGCATGAGCGCGTGCTGGTACACCAGGAGGTCAACCCGATGCCCGAGGCGGTGGCCGCCTACCGCGACCAGTTCGCCGCGATCGACCCGGCGCTGCCGTTCGCACGGCGCATGGCGGTGGGCAGCTGGTATATCGATTCGCGCGAACTGGGCCCGCAGGTCATGCGGCAGTCGCCCTTCTACGGCGAGTTCCTGCGGCCGATCGAGCAGTCGTCGGTGATGGCCTGCCTGATCGAGCGCCAGCCGCACTACGACGTGTTCCTGTCGCTGCAGCGCCCGCATGGCCACGAGCATTACTCGCCCGAGGACGCGCGCGCGCTCGACTGGGCCATCCCGCACGTGCGCCAGGCCATGGCGCTGCGCGAGCGCACCCACCAGGTATCGGCGCTGGCGCATGCGTCGTCGCAACTGATGGAGCGGCTGCCGTTCGGCGTGATCGTGTTCCGCGACGACGGCAAGGCGCTGATGGCCAACAGCATCGGCGAAACCTGGGTGCGCCGGCTGCTGCCGGCGGTGTCGATCGAAACCAGCGTCGCGGCGCCGCTGGCTGCCACGCGCGACGATGGCGGCTGGACCCTGTCGCGTCCGTTCGCCGACGCGCTGCGCGCGGTGGGCAACCCGGCCAGCGCGCAGCCGGCGCAGGCGCTGCGCGCGGTCGACAGCGCCGGCCGGCAGGCGCAGGTGATCCTGCTGCCGCTGCCGCCGGCGCATCACCTGGCGCTGGACTGGCAGCGCCCCAGCGTGCTGGTGGCCATTCACGAACCGGGCGCCGCACCGATGACGCTGCCGACCGTGTTGCGCGACCTCTACGGCCTGACGCCGGCGGAGATCCGGCTGGCGCTGCAATTGTCTTCGGGCATCGGCCTGCCCGAGGCGTGCGAACTGATCGGCATCCGGCGCGAGACCGGGCGCACCCAGCTCAAGGCGATCTTCACCAAGACCGGCACCGGCACCCAGGCGCAGCTGGCGCACCTGCTGACGCGGCTGGGGGTACGGGCCTAG
- a CDS encoding helix-turn-helix transcriptional regulator, whose translation MNEADMHGAIRGLYEGILDPGAWQDSLRTLTGLAGAAHASMMVWDTVRDQISVNEIVNPVVELFTEYESDYQAIDPAKQFAPRMQPGDWYIDARELGEGTMARHPFYRDFFHRYGLRSYVACLVERQPHYEVYFSMQRARRQPLFSSIDTGGLDWIIPHMRSAMAMRDRTLGLTVLARLSTQLVERLNFALLVFSPQRHVLLCNRAGERWARRLDPAGKVSEWSLSRPFADMVQAACDPRQAVAAQAARATSGDACAQVIVLPLPPSHAFAAQWQEPAALVIVHEQDRAPLLLGPVLRDLYGLTPAETRLSVQLAHGQGLPEASQQLGIRHETARTQLKAVFHKTGCNSQAQLTHLLSRLGAALEQG comes from the coding sequence ATGAATGAAGCCGACATGCACGGAGCCATCCGCGGCTTGTACGAGGGCATTCTGGATCCCGGGGCCTGGCAGGACAGCCTGCGCACCCTGACCGGACTGGCGGGGGCGGCGCATGCCTCGATGATGGTCTGGGACACGGTACGCGACCAGATCAGCGTCAACGAGATCGTCAACCCGGTGGTCGAGCTGTTCACCGAATACGAATCGGATTACCAGGCGATCGACCCGGCCAAGCAGTTCGCGCCGCGCATGCAGCCGGGCGACTGGTATATCGATGCGCGCGAGCTGGGCGAAGGCACCATGGCGCGCCATCCGTTCTACCGCGACTTCTTCCACCGCTATGGCCTGCGCTCCTACGTGGCCTGCCTGGTCGAGCGCCAGCCCCATTACGAAGTCTATTTCTCGATGCAGCGCGCGCGCCGGCAGCCGCTGTTCTCGAGCATCGACACCGGCGGCCTGGACTGGATCATCCCGCATATGCGCAGCGCCATGGCGATGCGCGACCGCACCCTCGGGCTGACGGTGCTGGCGCGGCTGTCGACGCAGCTGGTGGAGCGGCTCAATTTCGCCCTGCTGGTGTTTTCGCCGCAGCGCCACGTGCTGTTGTGCAACCGCGCCGGCGAACGCTGGGCGCGGCGGCTGGACCCGGCCGGCAAGGTGTCGGAGTGGAGCCTGTCGCGCCCGTTCGCCGACATGGTCCAGGCCGCGTGCGACCCGCGCCAGGCCGTGGCCGCGCAGGCGGCGCGCGCCACCAGCGGCGACGCCTGCGCGCAGGTGATCGTGCTGCCGCTGCCGCCGTCGCACGCCTTTGCCGCGCAGTGGCAGGAACCGGCCGCGCTGGTGATCGTGCACGAGCAGGACCGCGCGCCGCTGCTGCTCGGCCCCGTGCTGCGCGACCTCTACGGGCTGACGCCGGCCGAGACCCGGCTGAGCGTGCAGCTGGCGCACGGCCAGGGCCTGCCCGAAGCCAGCCAGCAGCTCGGCATCCGCCACGAAACCGCGCGCACGCAGCTCAAGGCGGTCTTCCACAAGACCGGCTGCAACAGCCAGGCCCAGCTCACGCACCTGCTCTCGCGCCTGGGCGCGGCGCTGGAACAGGGCTGA
- a CDS encoding phosphoglycerate kinase: MTSVLRLSDLISQGKLSGKRVFIRADLNVPQDDAGNITEDTRIRASVPAIEACLGAGAAVMVTSHLGRPTEGEFKPEDSLAPIAARLSELLGKPVKLVQNWVDGVEVAPGQVVLLENCRVNKGEKKNSDELAQKMAKLCDIYVNDAFGTAHRAEATTHGIAKYAPIACAGPLLAAEIDALGKALGQPARPLVAIVAGSKVSTKLTILKSLADKVDNLVVGGGIANTFMLAAGLKIGKSLAEADLVGDAKAIIDIMAKRGASVPIPVDVVCAKEFSATAAATVKDVKDVADDDMILDIGPKTAAMLADQLKAAGTIVWNGPVGVFEFDQFGNGTRVLAEAIAESKGFSIAGGGDTLAAIAKYGIADRVGYISTGGGAFLEFLEGKKLPAFEVLEQRAAG, encoded by the coding sequence ATGACCTCTGTCCTGCGTCTTTCCGATCTGATCTCCCAAGGCAAACTTTCCGGCAAGCGTGTGTTCATCCGTGCCGACCTGAACGTGCCGCAGGATGACGCCGGCAATATCACCGAAGACACCCGCATCCGCGCCTCCGTGCCCGCCATCGAGGCCTGCCTGGGCGCCGGCGCCGCGGTGATGGTCACGTCCCACCTGGGCCGCCCGACCGAGGGCGAGTTCAAGCCCGAAGACTCGCTGGCGCCGATCGCCGCGCGCCTGTCCGAACTGCTTGGCAAGCCGGTCAAGCTGGTGCAGAACTGGGTCGACGGCGTCGAGGTGGCGCCCGGCCAGGTGGTGCTGCTGGAAAACTGCCGCGTCAACAAGGGCGAGAAGAAGAACAGCGACGAGCTGGCGCAGAAGATGGCCAAACTCTGCGACATCTACGTCAACGATGCCTTCGGCACCGCGCACCGCGCCGAGGCCACCACCCACGGCATCGCCAAATACGCCCCGATCGCCTGCGCCGGCCCGCTGCTGGCCGCCGAGATCGACGCGCTGGGCAAGGCGCTGGGCCAGCCGGCGCGCCCGCTGGTGGCGATCGTCGCCGGCTCCAAGGTCTCGACCAAGCTGACCATCCTGAAGTCGCTGGCCGACAAGGTCGACAACCTGGTGGTTGGCGGCGGCATCGCCAACACCTTCATGCTGGCCGCCGGACTGAAGATCGGCAAGTCGCTGGCCGAAGCCGACCTGGTCGGCGACGCCAAGGCCATCATCGATATCATGGCCAAACGCGGCGCCTCGGTGCCGATTCCCGTCGACGTGGTCTGCGCCAAGGAATTCAGCGCGACCGCCGCGGCTACCGTCAAGGACGTCAAGGACGTCGCCGACGACGACATGATCCTCGACATCGGTCCGAAGACCGCGGCGATGCTGGCCGATCAACTGAAGGCCGCCGGCACCATCGTCTGGAACGGCCCGGTGGGCGTGTTCGAGTTCGACCAGTTCGGCAACGGCACCCGGGTGCTGGCCGAGGCCATCGCCGAATCGAAGGGGTTCTCGATCGCCGGCGGCGGCGACACGCTCGCCGCCATCGCCAAGTACGGCATTGCCGACCGCGTGGGCTATATCTCGACCGGCGGCGGCGCGTTCCTGGAATTCCTGGAAGGCAAGAAGCTGCCCGCCTTCGAAGTGCTGGAGCAGCGCGCCGCAGGCTGA
- the pyk gene encoding pyruvate kinase, translating into MTRSTKIVATIGPASSTLEILTRMIAAGVDVVRLNFSHGTAQDHLDRARLVREAAQACGREVAIMADLQGPKIRVGKFEHGKVLLKAGAPFILDSNCKLGNEERAGLDYQDLPRDVGPGDLLLLNDGLIVLVVDRVLGNEIFTTVRVGGELSNNKGINRQGGGLSAPALTAKDMDDIKTAMALGADYLAVSFPKNATDMEMARQLAAVAGQPHGHRARMIAKIERAEAIHPGVLEEILQASDGIMVARGDLAVEVGNAAVPALQKRMIRLAREANKLTITATQMMESMIVNPVPTRAEVSDVANAVLDGTDAVMLSAETAAGRYPVETVEAMAAVCIEAEKSEVVQLDTDFLNQTFSRIDQSVAMGALFTAYHLQVKAIAALTDSGATALWMSRHRIHVPIYAMTPNLASQRKMQLYRNVVPLPLQSSTDRDTALEQAEELLLAQGVVQRGDFIVLTIGEPMGQPGGTNTLKIVRVGH; encoded by the coding sequence ATGACCCGTTCCACCAAGATCGTCGCCACCATCGGCCCCGCCTCCAGCACGCTGGAAATCCTGACGCGCATGATCGCGGCGGGGGTCGACGTGGTGCGGCTGAACTTTTCGCACGGCACCGCCCAGGACCACCTCGACCGCGCCCGGCTGGTGCGCGAGGCGGCGCAGGCGTGCGGGCGCGAGGTCGCCATCATGGCCGACCTGCAGGGCCCCAAGATCCGCGTGGGCAAGTTCGAGCACGGCAAGGTGCTGCTCAAGGCGGGCGCGCCCTTTATCCTCGATTCCAACTGCAAGCTCGGCAACGAAGAGCGCGCCGGCCTGGACTACCAGGACCTGCCGCGCGACGTCGGCCCGGGCGACCTGCTGCTGCTCAACGACGGCCTGATCGTGCTGGTGGTCGACCGCGTGCTGGGCAACGAGATTTTCACCACCGTGCGCGTGGGCGGCGAGCTGTCCAACAACAAGGGCATCAACCGCCAGGGCGGCGGGCTGTCGGCGCCGGCGCTGACCGCCAAGGACATGGACGACATCAAGACCGCCATGGCCCTGGGCGCGGACTACCTTGCGGTGAGCTTCCCCAAGAACGCCACCGACATGGAAATGGCGCGCCAGCTGGCCGCCGTGGCCGGCCAGCCGCACGGCCACCGGGCCCGCATGATCGCCAAGATCGAGCGCGCCGAGGCCATCCATCCGGGCGTGCTGGAGGAAATCCTGCAGGCCTCCGACGGCATCATGGTGGCGCGCGGCGACCTCGCCGTGGAAGTCGGCAATGCCGCCGTGCCGGCGCTGCAGAAGCGCATGATCAGGCTGGCGCGCGAGGCCAACAAGCTCACCATCACCGCGACGCAGATGATGGAAAGCATGATCGTCAACCCGGTGCCGACCCGCGCCGAGGTCTCGGACGTGGCCAACGCCGTGCTCGACGGCACCGACGCCGTGATGCTGTCGGCCGAGACCGCCGCCGGCCGCTATCCGGTCGAGACCGTCGAGGCCATGGCCGCGGTCTGCATCGAGGCCGAGAAGTCCGAGGTGGTGCAGCTCGACACCGATTTCCTGAACCAGACCTTCTCGCGCATCGACCAGTCGGTGGCGATGGGGGCGCTGTTCACCGCCTATCATTTGCAGGTGAAGGCGATCGCGGCGCTGACCGATTCCGGCGCGACCGCGCTGTGGATGAGCCGGCACCGCATCCATGTACCGATTTACGCGATGACGCCCAACCTGGCGTCGCAGCGCAAGATGCAGCTGTACCGCAACGTGGTGCCGCTGCCGCTGCAGTCGAGCACCGACCGCGATACCGCGCTGGAGCAGGCCGAGGAGCTGCTGCTGGCGCAGGGCGTGGTGCAGCGGGGCGATTTCATCGTGCTGACCATCGGCGAGCCGATGGGGCAGCCGGGCGGTACCAACACCCTGAAGATCGTCAGGGTGGGACATTGA
- the fba gene encoding class II fructose-bisphosphate aldolase (catalyzes the reversible aldol condensation of dihydroxyacetonephosphate and glyceraldehyde 3-phosphate in the Calvin cycle, glycolysis, and/or gluconeogenesis), translated as MPLVSMRQLLDHAAENSYGLPAFNVNNLEQVQAIMQAADEVNAPVIMQASAGARKYAGEHFLRHLIEAAVEAYPHIPVVMHQDHGQSPAICQAAIDLGFSSVMMDGSLREDGKTPADYEYNVDVTRKVVQLSHAIGVTVEGELGCLGSLETGEAGEEDGIGAEGKLDHSMLLTDPEQAADFVKATQLDALAIAIGTSHGAYKFTRKPTGDILAINRIKEIHARIPNTHLVMHGSSSVPQELLEEIRKFGGDMKETYGVPVEEIQEAIKYGVRKINIDTDIRLAMTGAIRRFFVENPSKFDPREYLKPAREAAKQVCKARYLAFGCEGQAGKIKPVALSEIAQQYKSGKLAQVVQ; from the coding sequence ATGCCACTCGTTTCGATGCGCCAGCTGCTGGACCACGCAGCCGAGAACAGCTACGGCCTGCCGGCCTTCAACGTGAACAACCTCGAGCAAGTGCAGGCCATCATGCAGGCGGCCGACGAGGTCAACGCTCCGGTGATCATGCAAGCCTCGGCCGGCGCCCGCAAATACGCCGGCGAGCACTTCCTGCGCCACCTGATCGAAGCCGCGGTCGAAGCCTATCCGCATATCCCGGTGGTGATGCACCAGGACCACGGCCAGTCGCCGGCGATCTGCCAGGCCGCGATCGACCTGGGCTTCTCGTCGGTGATGATGGACGGCTCGCTGCGCGAAGACGGCAAGACCCCGGCCGACTACGAATACAACGTCGACGTGACGCGCAAGGTGGTGCAGCTGTCGCACGCCATCGGCGTGACCGTCGAGGGCGAGCTGGGCTGCCTGGGTTCGCTCGAAACCGGTGAAGCCGGCGAGGAAGACGGCATCGGCGCCGAAGGCAAGCTGGACCACTCGATGCTGCTGACCGACCCCGAGCAGGCCGCCGACTTCGTCAAGGCCACCCAGCTCGACGCGCTGGCCATTGCCATCGGCACCTCGCACGGCGCCTACAAGTTCACCCGCAAGCCCACCGGCGATATCTTGGCGATCAACCGCATCAAGGAAATCCACGCGCGCATCCCCAACACCCACCTGGTGATGCACGGCTCGTCGTCGGTGCCGCAGGAACTGCTGGAAGAGATCCGCAAGTTCGGCGGCGACATGAAGGAAACCTACGGCGTGCCGGTCGAGGAAATCCAGGAAGCGATCAAGTACGGCGTGCGCAAGATCAATATCGACACCGACATCCGCCTGGCCATGACCGGCGCGATCCGCCGCTTCTTCGTCGAGAACCCGAGCAAGTTCGACCCGCGCGAATACCTGAAGCCGGCCCGCGAAGCCGCCAAGCAGGTGTGCAAGGCGCGCTACCTGGCGTTCGGCTGCGAAGGCCAGGCCGGCAAGATCAAGCCGGTGGCGCTGAGCGAGATCGCGCAGCAGTACAAGTCGGGCAAGCTGGCGCAGGTCGTGCAGTAA
- a CDS encoding phosphoribosylaminoimidazolesuccinocarboxamide synthase, which produces MTNALYQSSINSLPLLGHGKVRDNYAVGNDKLLIVTTDRLSAFDVIMGEPIPDKGRVLNQMANFWFKKLAHIVPNHETGIAPETVVAADEVEQVWGRAVVVKRLKPILVEAVVRGYLAGSGWKDYQATGKVCGIELPPGLQNAQKLPEPIFTPAAKAEMGEHDENISFAEVEARIGIPLARQMREISIRLYKEAAEFAATRGIIIADTKFEFGLDDNGVLTLMDEVLTADSSRFWPADSYQVGTNPPSFDKQFVRDWLEAVRIDGKPWPKTAPAPQLPDDVIEKTAAKYREALTRLTGEELK; this is translated from the coding sequence ATGACCAACGCTCTCTACCAGTCCTCCATCAACTCGCTGCCGCTGCTGGGCCACGGCAAGGTGCGCGACAACTACGCCGTCGGCAACGACAAGCTGCTGATCGTCACCACCGACCGCCTGTCGGCGTTCGACGTCATCATGGGCGAGCCGATCCCCGACAAGGGCCGCGTGCTGAACCAGATGGCAAACTTCTGGTTCAAGAAGCTCGCCCACATCGTGCCGAACCACGAGACCGGCATCGCGCCCGAGACCGTGGTCGCCGCGGACGAGGTGGAGCAGGTCTGGGGCCGTGCGGTGGTGGTCAAGCGCCTGAAGCCGATCCTGGTCGAGGCGGTGGTGCGCGGCTATCTTGCCGGCAGCGGCTGGAAGGACTACCAGGCCACCGGCAAGGTGTGCGGCATCGAGCTGCCGCCGGGCCTGCAGAACGCGCAGAAGCTGCCCGAGCCGATCTTCACGCCGGCGGCCAAGGCCGAGATGGGCGAGCACGACGAGAACATCTCGTTCGCCGAGGTCGAGGCGCGCATCGGCATCCCGCTGGCGCGCCAGATGCGCGAGATCTCGATCCGCCTGTACAAGGAAGCGGCCGAGTTCGCCGCCACGCGCGGCATTATCATCGCCGACACCAAGTTCGAGTTCGGCCTGGACGACAACGGCGTGCTGACGCTGATGGACGAAGTGCTGACTGCCGACTCGTCGCGCTTCTGGCCGGCCGATTCGTACCAGGTGGGCACCAACCCGCCGTCGTTCGACAAGCAGTTCGTGCGCGACTGGCTCGAAGCCGTGCGCATCGACGGCAAGCCGTGGCCCAAGACCGCGCCGGCGCCGCAGCTGCCGGACGACGTGATCGAGAAGACCGCGGCGAAGTACCGCGAGGCGCTGACGCGGCTGACGGGTGAAGAGTTGAAGTAA
- the purE gene encoding 5-(carboxyamino)imidazole ribonucleotide mutase produces MSKQDKPLVGVVMGSSSDWDVMQHAVAMLKDFGVPFEAQVVSAHRMADDMFRYAESARSRGLRAIIAGAGGAAHLPGMIAAKTIVPVFGVPVPSKYLRGEDSLLSIVQMPKGVPVATFAIGEAGAANAALHAIATLAATDDALAAALEAFRAKQTEAARAMTLPL; encoded by the coding sequence GTGAGCAAGCAAGATAAGCCATTGGTCGGCGTCGTCATGGGCAGCAGCTCCGACTGGGACGTGATGCAGCACGCCGTGGCGATGCTGAAGGATTTCGGCGTGCCGTTCGAAGCCCAGGTGGTGTCCGCGCACCGCATGGCCGACGACATGTTCCGCTATGCCGAAAGCGCGCGCAGCCGCGGCCTGCGTGCCATCATCGCCGGTGCCGGCGGAGCCGCGCACCTGCCCGGCATGATCGCCGCCAAGACCATCGTGCCGGTGTTCGGCGTGCCGGTGCCGTCGAAGTACCTGCGCGGCGAGGACTCGCTGCTGTCGATCGTGCAGATGCCCAAGGGCGTGCCGGTGGCCACCTTCGCCATCGGCGAAGCGGGCGCGGCCAACGCCGCGCTACATGCGATCGCCACGCTGGCCGCTACCGACGACGCGCTGGCTGCCGCGCTGGAAGCGTTCCGCGCGAAGCAGACCGAAGCCGCGCGCGCGATGACCTTGCCGCTGTAA
- a CDS encoding 5-(carboxyamino)imidazole ribonucleotide synthase, giving the protein MPTDIHPHLSEAHTPESRAEFGVDRPDAPILPGAWLGMLGGGQLGRMFTHAAQAMGYRVCVLDPDQDSPAGVVADKHICAQYTDEAALAEMGKLCQAVSTEFENVPSLSLDRLEQLGAFVAPRGYCVSIAQNRIGEKKFFAACAERTGVPTAPHWVIQHDADVDQLPDHVLPGILKTARMGYDGKGQARVKTRDDVRAAWKAMQHVPCVLERMLPLAYEVSVLAARGADGATATWPLAENVHRDGILFSTQMPSTSVSPEIAERARAAAAAIATEMGYVGVLCIEFFVLTDGSLVANEMAPRPHNSGHITMDACETSQFEQQVRAMARLPLGSTRQHSAGKMLNLLGDVWFEFGLERTPAWDEVVAQPGAKLHLYGKSDARPSRKMGHVNCIGEHAEAADAAFTAAAQALHIPL; this is encoded by the coding sequence ATGCCTACCGATATCCATCCCCACCTCTCCGAAGCCCACACGCCGGAATCGCGCGCCGAATTCGGCGTCGACCGTCCCGACGCGCCCATCCTGCCCGGCGCGTGGCTGGGCATGCTGGGCGGCGGCCAGCTCGGCCGCATGTTCACGCATGCGGCGCAGGCGATGGGCTATCGCGTGTGCGTGCTCGACCCGGACCAGGACAGCCCGGCGGGCGTGGTCGCCGACAAGCATATCTGCGCCCAGTACACCGACGAGGCCGCGCTGGCCGAGATGGGCAAGCTGTGCCAGGCGGTCAGCACCGAGTTCGAGAACGTGCCGTCGCTGTCGCTGGACCGGCTCGAGCAGCTGGGCGCGTTCGTCGCGCCACGCGGCTACTGCGTGTCGATCGCGCAGAACCGCATCGGCGAGAAGAAATTCTTTGCCGCCTGCGCCGAGCGCACCGGCGTGCCGACGGCGCCGCACTGGGTGATCCAGCACGACGCCGACGTCGACCAGCTGCCCGACCACGTGCTGCCCGGCATCCTCAAGACCGCGCGCATGGGCTACGACGGCAAGGGCCAGGCGCGCGTGAAGACGCGCGACGACGTGCGCGCCGCGTGGAAGGCGATGCAGCACGTGCCGTGCGTGCTGGAGCGGATGCTGCCGCTGGCGTACGAGGTGTCGGTGCTGGCCGCGCGCGGCGCGGACGGCGCCACCGCGACCTGGCCGCTGGCCGAGAACGTGCACCGCGACGGCATCCTGTTCTCGACCCAGATGCCGTCTACCAGCGTCTCGCCCGAGATCGCCGAGCGCGCCCGCGCCGCCGCCGCCGCCATCGCCACCGAGATGGGCTATGTCGGCGTGCTGTGCATCGAGTTCTTCGTGCTGACCGATGGCTCGCTGGTCGCCAACGAAATGGCGCCGCGCCCGCACAATTCCGGCCATATCACCATGGACGCGTGCGAGACCAGCCAGTTCGAGCAGCAGGTGCGCGCCATGGCGCGGCTGCCGCTGGGCAGTACGCGCCAGCATTCGGCCGGCAAGATGCTGAACCTGCTGGGCGACGTGTGGTTCGAATTCGGCCTGGAACGCACCCCGGCCTGGGACGAGGTGGTGGCGCAACCCGGCGCCAAGCTGCACCTGTACGGCAAGAGCGATGCGCGCCCGTCGCGCAAGATGGGGCACGTCAACTGTATCGGCGAGCATGCCGAGGCCGCCGACGCGGCCTTCACCGCGGCCGCGCAGGCGCTGCATATCCCGCTCTGA
- a CDS encoding L-threonylcarbamoyladenylate synthase, with product MSPRTPTAAELDEAVRLLEAGQLVAFPTETVYGLGADAENPAAVGRIFALKGRPSNHPVIVHVVDGADIGYWTDDVPAAAQQLIDAFWPGPLTLILKRAAHIDAAVAGGQDSIGLRCPSHPVAQALLSRFKRGRGGIAAPSANKFGQVSPTTAQHVREEFGDAVYVLEGDGVEVGIESTIVDLSRLDQGVGPVLLRPGAVTVGMLAQVLGEAPLPPDAAAPRASGTLKAHYAPHTPLLLADAQAAAARLEALPADARVAWVGRAPLADQRCTWVQAPGDAAAYAQELYRLLRKLDRQGYTQLVFEVLPEGQDWAGVRDRLERAAAAFGG from the coding sequence ATGTCGCCGCGCACGCCCACGGCCGCCGAACTGGATGAAGCCGTCCGCCTGCTCGAGGCCGGGCAACTGGTCGCCTTCCCGACCGAGACCGTCTACGGCCTTGGCGCCGATGCCGAGAACCCCGCGGCGGTCGGCCGCATCTTCGCGCTCAAGGGCCGGCCGTCGAACCATCCGGTGATCGTGCACGTGGTCGACGGTGCCGACATCGGCTACTGGACCGACGACGTGCCCGCGGCCGCGCAGCAGCTGATCGACGCGTTCTGGCCCGGCCCGCTGACGCTGATCCTGAAGCGCGCCGCGCATATCGACGCCGCCGTCGCCGGCGGGCAGGACAGCATCGGCCTGCGCTGCCCGTCGCATCCGGTGGCGCAGGCGCTGCTGTCGCGCTTCAAGCGCGGCCGTGGCGGCATCGCCGCGCCTTCCGCCAACAAGTTCGGCCAGGTCAGCCCGACCACCGCGCAGCATGTGCGCGAGGAATTCGGCGACGCGGTCTACGTGCTGGAGGGCGATGGCGTCGAGGTCGGCATCGAATCGACCATCGTCGACCTGTCGCGGCTGGACCAGGGCGTCGGCCCGGTGCTGCTGCGCCCGGGCGCGGTCACGGTGGGAATGCTGGCGCAGGTGCTGGGCGAGGCCCCGCTGCCGCCGGACGCCGCCGCGCCGCGCGCATCGGGCACGCTGAAGGCCCACTACGCACCGCACACGCCGCTGCTGCTGGCCGATGCCCAGGCCGCCGCCGCGCGCCTGGAGGCGCTGCCGGCGGATGCCCGCGTGGCATGGGTCGGGCGCGCGCCGCTGGCGGACCAGCGCTGCACCTGGGTGCAGGCGCCTGGCGATGCCGCAGCCTATGCGCAGGAGCTGTATAGGCTGCTGCGCAAGCTCGACCGGCAGGGGTATACGCAGCTGGTGTTCGAGGTGTTGCCGGAGGGGCAGGACTGGGCCGGGGTAAGGGACCGGCTGGAGCGGGCGGCGGCGGCGTTTGGGGGGTAG
- a CDS encoding AzlD domain-containing protein: protein MSHTEVWIALVGMAVVTVITRALFLMAGEHITVPDRIQRALRYAPAAALAAIILPDLMTWQGHFTVALSNYKLMAGVAATVFYLVTRKMVGMIAVGMAVYTALRLLGG, encoded by the coding sequence ATGAGCCATACCGAAGTCTGGATCGCGCTCGTCGGCATGGCGGTGGTCACTGTGATCACGCGCGCGCTGTTTCTGATGGCGGGCGAACACATCACCGTGCCGGACCGCATCCAGCGCGCGCTGCGCTATGCGCCGGCAGCGGCGCTGGCCGCCATCATCCTGCCGGACCTGATGACCTGGCAGGGGCATTTCACCGTGGCGTTGTCGAACTACAAGCTGATGGCGGGCGTGGCCGCGACGGTGTTCTACCTGGTGACCAGGAAGATGGTGGGGATGATTGCGGTGGGGATGGCGGTGTATACGGCGTTGCGGTTGTTGGGGGGGTAA